A region of Moorena sp. SIOASIH DNA encodes the following proteins:
- the grxD gene encoding Grx4 family monothiol glutaredoxin has product MTPELKERIDKLTQEHKILVFMKGSKLMPQCGFSNNVVQILNHLGVPYETVDVLEDFDIRQGIKEYSNWPTIPQVYINGEFIGGSDVMIEMYQNGELQQTVEVALAS; this is encoded by the coding sequence ATGACACCAGAACTGAAAGAGAGAATAGATAAATTAACACAAGAGCACAAAATTTTGGTATTCATGAAGGGCAGCAAACTAATGCCCCAGTGTGGCTTCTCCAATAACGTTGTCCAAATTCTGAATCACTTAGGAGTTCCCTACGAAACTGTAGACGTACTAGAAGATTTCGACATCCGTCAGGGAATCAAAGAATATTCCAACTGGCCAACGATTCCTCAAGTGTACATTAACGGAGAGTTTATCGGTGGCTCCGATGTGATGATTGAAATGTATCAAAATGGTGAATTGCAGCAGACCGTGGAAGTCGCCCTGGCATCCTAA
- a CDS encoding BolA family protein, with amino-acid sequence MEPISTQQVEEKIKASIPDAQVKVEDLGGGNHLQAIVVSSEFEGKSLVKQHQLVYGALSQELATEAIHALALKTYTPEAWAGKQ; translated from the coding sequence ATGGAGCCGATTAGTACACAGCAAGTTGAAGAAAAGATTAAAGCATCGATACCGGATGCTCAGGTAAAAGTAGAAGATTTAGGGGGTGGTAACCATCTGCAAGCCATTGTTGTATCCTCAGAGTTTGAAGGTAAATCCCTGGTGAAACAACATCAGCTGGTTTATGGTGCCCTAAGCCAAGAGTTGGCAACAGAGGCCATTCACGCCCTAGCCCTAAAAACCTATACCCCCGAAGCCTGGGCTGGCAAGCAGTAA
- a CDS encoding Rpn family recombination-promoting nuclease/putative transposase — MAYDNICKYLAEEYPSEFFQWVLGKEPRDIQVLKTELSAEPIQADALTLLQSTNQILHLEFQTLPQSEPPLPFRMLDYWVRLHRKYRCPIDQVVIFLKSTTSQMVFTNEFRDINTWHRYRVIRLWEQDPLPLLANRALLPLATLARSNSPNLLLEQVVAEVDKIEEKPLRGNLAACVDVLAGLRFDKDLVRRLLREEIMEESVTYQDIIQKGIQKGLQQGLQRGKQEGVLLVVMRLLTLRLGLIDPVLQQQIEGLSITRLEELSEALLDFKTVTDLAVWLEHG, encoded by the coding sequence TTGGCCTACGATAATATCTGCAAATACTTAGCAGAAGAATACCCATCGGAGTTTTTTCAGTGGGTATTGGGTAAAGAACCTCGGGATATTCAGGTACTTAAAACGGAATTGAGTGCTGAACCAATTCAAGCTGATGCTCTAACTCTACTGCAAAGTACTAACCAAATTCTGCACCTAGAATTTCAAACCCTGCCCCAATCAGAGCCACCATTACCATTTCGGATGTTGGACTACTGGGTCAGACTACACCGCAAGTACCGATGTCCGATTGACCAGGTGGTGATTTTCCTAAAGTCTACGACATCACAGATGGTATTTACGAACGAGTTTAGGGATATTAATACCTGGCATCGTTATAGAGTAATTCGTCTGTGGGAGCAAGACCCATTACCACTATTGGCCAATCGAGCTTTGTTACCCTTGGCCACTTTAGCCAGGAGTAATAGCCCTAATCTATTGTTAGAGCAAGTCGTTGCTGAAGTGGATAAAATTGAAGAAAAGCCATTACGGGGAAACCTAGCGGCCTGTGTGGATGTGCTGGCTGGTTTGCGGTTTGACAAAGATTTAGTCCGTCGATTGTTGAGGGAGGAAATTATGGAAGAATCAGTCACCTATCAAGATATTATCCAAAAGGGAATCCAAAAGGGACTCCAGCAGGGACTTCAGCGCGGCAAGCAGGAGGGAGTCCTATTAGTTGTGATGCGTTTGCTAACCCTGAGGTTAGGTTTAATTGACCCTGTGCTCCAACAGCAGATTGAGGGATTATCCATTACTCGATTGGAGGAATTGAGTGAAGCGTTGTTGGATTTTAAGACAGTAACGGATTTAGCGGTTTGGTTGGAGCACGGCTGA